A single region of the Nicotiana sylvestris chromosome 6, ASM39365v2, whole genome shotgun sequence genome encodes:
- the LOC104227363 gene encoding sulfite exporter TauE/SafE family protein 3-like isoform X1: MAQTESKLKALTTFVVAVIVFVVLSSNVFASAEQISDRITLSNNGTTHDFESGYVFNLFNILRLKAEMHYHHVWPELQVGWRVIVGSIIGFFAAALGSAGGVGGGGIFVPMLTLIIGFDPKTSTAISKCMITGAAGATVYYNLKLRHPTMDMSIIDYNLALLFQPMLLLGISIGVVLNVLFAEWMLTVLLIILFIVASTKAFSKGVETWKRETIIKEEVAGRLASGGADGEEVIYKLLPEGPDNRSRVEKKVYKASEMPIIDNVYWKDITTLIAVWVVILVLHISKNYSSTCSVAYWILNLLQVPVAVGAAVYQAVCLYNGSRVIMSSRDAVIIWKVHQLILCCCCGILAGIVGGLLGLGGGFILGPLLLEQGIPPQVSSATATFVMTFSSSMSVIQYYLLRRFPIPYALYFVAVSTIAAFVGQNVVRKIISIVGRASVIIFVLAFTIFVSALSLGGVGILDTIKKVEEGQHIGFDNICAYNS, encoded by the exons ATGGCACAAACTGAATCAAAGTTGAAGGCTTTAACAACATTTGTGGTTGCTGTGATTGTTTTTGTCGTTCTATCTTCCAATGTTTTTGCGTCTGCAGAGCAGATTTCAGATAGAATCACTCTGAGTAATAATGGAACAACTCATGACTTTGAATCAGGTTATGTATTCAACCTATTCAATATTCTGAGGCTAAAGGCTGAAATGCATTACCATCATGTTTGGCCA GAACTGCAAGTTGGGTGGAGAGTAATTGTTGGTTCAATAATTGGATTCTTCGCTGCTGCTTTAGGGAGTGCAGGAGGAGTAGGGGGAGGTGGTATCTTTGTTCCCATGCTTACTTTAATCATCGGATTTGATCCAAAGACATCAACTGCAATATCGAAAT GTATGATCACTGGTGCAGCGGGTGCAACTGTCTACTACAACTTAAAGCTGCGGCATCCAACAATGGACATGTCTATTATTGATTACAATCTAGCTCTTCTTTTCCAACCAATGTTGTTGCTAGGTATCAGTATCGGAGTTGTTCTAAACGTACTTTTTGCAGAGTGGATGCTTACAGTCTTATTGATCATCCTTTTCATAG TGGCATCAACTAAGGCATTTTCCAAAGGTGTTGAGACGTGGAAAAGAGAAACGATAATAAAGGAG GAAGTTGCTGGACGCTTGGCATCTGGTG GTGCTGATGGTGAGGAAGTAATATACAAACTTCTACCTGAGGGTCCAGATAATCGATCTAGAGTTGAAAAAAAAGTTTATAAGGCATCAGag ATGCCAATTATTGACAATGTATACTGGAAGGATATCACCACACTTATTGCCGTCTGGGTCGTTATCCTTGTTCTGCATATATCCAAG AATTATTCATCAACTTGTTCCGTGGCATATTGGATCTTAAACCTCTTACAG GTTCCTGTTGCTGTAGGAGCTGCTGTATATCAAGCAGTTTGCTTGTACAATGGATCAAGGGTTATCATGTCAAGCAGAGATGCCGTAATAATCTGGAAAGTGCATCAGTTGATTCTTTGCTGTTGCTGTGGCATTTTGGCTGGTATAGTTGGTGGATTGCTTGGTCTTGGTGGAGGATTCATTTTGGGACCATTGCTTCTAGAGCAAGGCATTCCTCCCCAG GTATCAAGTGCCACTGCAACCTTTGTTATGACATTTTCCTCCTCCATGTCCGTCATACAATATTACCTACTAAGACGCTTTCCAATACCATATG CCCTATATTTTGTTGCTGTAAGCACTATTGCGGCCTTTGTAGGACAGAATGTTGTAAGGAAAATAATTAGCATTGTGGGCAGAGCATCTGTCATTATCTTTGTATTGGCCTTCACAATCTTTGTGAGCGCCCTCTCATTAG GTGGTGTTGGCATATTAGACACGATTAAAAAAGTCGAGGAAGGGCAGCATATAGGATTCGACAACATCTGTGCATACAATTCTTAA
- the LOC104227363 gene encoding sulfite exporter TauE/SafE family protein 3-like isoform X2 → MAQTESKLKALTTFVVAVIVFVVLSSNVFASAEQISDRITLSNNGTTHDFESGYVFNLFNILRLKAEMHYHHVWPELQVGWRVIVGSIIGFFAAALGSAGGVGGGGIFVPMLTLIIGFDPKTSTAISKCMITGAAGATVYYNLKLRHPTMDMSIIDYNLALLFQPMLLLGISIGVVLNVLFAEWMLTVLLIILFIVASTKAFSKGVETWKRETIIKEEVAGRLASGGADGEEVIYKLLPEGPDNRSRVEKKVYKASEMPIIDNVYWKDITTLIAVWVVILVLHISKNYSSTCSVAYWILNLLQVPVAVGAAVYQAVCLYNGSRVIMSSRDAVIIWKVHQLILCCCCGILAGIVGGLLGLGGGFILGPLLLEQGIPPQVSSATATFVMTFSSSMSVIQYYLLRRFPIPYGGGMLTCLDGRTGREGAVPFSIRARAGT, encoded by the exons ATGGCACAAACTGAATCAAAGTTGAAGGCTTTAACAACATTTGTGGTTGCTGTGATTGTTTTTGTCGTTCTATCTTCCAATGTTTTTGCGTCTGCAGAGCAGATTTCAGATAGAATCACTCTGAGTAATAATGGAACAACTCATGACTTTGAATCAGGTTATGTATTCAACCTATTCAATATTCTGAGGCTAAAGGCTGAAATGCATTACCATCATGTTTGGCCA GAACTGCAAGTTGGGTGGAGAGTAATTGTTGGTTCAATAATTGGATTCTTCGCTGCTGCTTTAGGGAGTGCAGGAGGAGTAGGGGGAGGTGGTATCTTTGTTCCCATGCTTACTTTAATCATCGGATTTGATCCAAAGACATCAACTGCAATATCGAAAT GTATGATCACTGGTGCAGCGGGTGCAACTGTCTACTACAACTTAAAGCTGCGGCATCCAACAATGGACATGTCTATTATTGATTACAATCTAGCTCTTCTTTTCCAACCAATGTTGTTGCTAGGTATCAGTATCGGAGTTGTTCTAAACGTACTTTTTGCAGAGTGGATGCTTACAGTCTTATTGATCATCCTTTTCATAG TGGCATCAACTAAGGCATTTTCCAAAGGTGTTGAGACGTGGAAAAGAGAAACGATAATAAAGGAG GAAGTTGCTGGACGCTTGGCATCTGGTG GTGCTGATGGTGAGGAAGTAATATACAAACTTCTACCTGAGGGTCCAGATAATCGATCTAGAGTTGAAAAAAAAGTTTATAAGGCATCAGag ATGCCAATTATTGACAATGTATACTGGAAGGATATCACCACACTTATTGCCGTCTGGGTCGTTATCCTTGTTCTGCATATATCCAAG AATTATTCATCAACTTGTTCCGTGGCATATTGGATCTTAAACCTCTTACAG GTTCCTGTTGCTGTAGGAGCTGCTGTATATCAAGCAGTTTGCTTGTACAATGGATCAAGGGTTATCATGTCAAGCAGAGATGCCGTAATAATCTGGAAAGTGCATCAGTTGATTCTTTGCTGTTGCTGTGGCATTTTGGCTGGTATAGTTGGTGGATTGCTTGGTCTTGGTGGAGGATTCATTTTGGGACCATTGCTTCTAGAGCAAGGCATTCCTCCCCAG GTATCAAGTGCCACTGCAACCTTTGTTATGACATTTTCCTCCTCCATGTCCGTCATACAATATTACCTACTAAGACGCTTTCCAATACCATATG GTGGGGGAATGCTGACCTGTTTGGACGGTAGAACGGGGAGAGAGGGAGCCGTGCCCTTCTCTATCCGGGCACGAGCAGGaacataa
- the LOC104227363 gene encoding sulfite exporter TauE/SafE family protein 3-like isoform X3, translating to MHYHHVWPELQVGWRVIVGSIIGFFAAALGSAGGVGGGGIFVPMLTLIIGFDPKTSTAISKCMITGAAGATVYYNLKLRHPTMDMSIIDYNLALLFQPMLLLGISIGVVLNVLFAEWMLTVLLIILFIVASTKAFSKGVETWKRETIIKEEVAGRLASGGADGEEVIYKLLPEGPDNRSRVEKKVYKASEMPIIDNVYWKDITTLIAVWVVILVLHISKNYSSTCSVAYWILNLLQVPVAVGAAVYQAVCLYNGSRVIMSSRDAVIIWKVHQLILCCCCGILAGIVGGLLGLGGGFILGPLLLEQGIPPQVSSATATFVMTFSSSMSVIQYYLLRRFPIPYALYFVAVSTIAAFVGQNVVRKIISIVGRASVIIFVLAFTIFVSALSLGGVGILDTIKKVEEGQHIGFDNICAYNS from the exons ATGCATTACCATCATGTTTGGCCA GAACTGCAAGTTGGGTGGAGAGTAATTGTTGGTTCAATAATTGGATTCTTCGCTGCTGCTTTAGGGAGTGCAGGAGGAGTAGGGGGAGGTGGTATCTTTGTTCCCATGCTTACTTTAATCATCGGATTTGATCCAAAGACATCAACTGCAATATCGAAAT GTATGATCACTGGTGCAGCGGGTGCAACTGTCTACTACAACTTAAAGCTGCGGCATCCAACAATGGACATGTCTATTATTGATTACAATCTAGCTCTTCTTTTCCAACCAATGTTGTTGCTAGGTATCAGTATCGGAGTTGTTCTAAACGTACTTTTTGCAGAGTGGATGCTTACAGTCTTATTGATCATCCTTTTCATAG TGGCATCAACTAAGGCATTTTCCAAAGGTGTTGAGACGTGGAAAAGAGAAACGATAATAAAGGAG GAAGTTGCTGGACGCTTGGCATCTGGTG GTGCTGATGGTGAGGAAGTAATATACAAACTTCTACCTGAGGGTCCAGATAATCGATCTAGAGTTGAAAAAAAAGTTTATAAGGCATCAGag ATGCCAATTATTGACAATGTATACTGGAAGGATATCACCACACTTATTGCCGTCTGGGTCGTTATCCTTGTTCTGCATATATCCAAG AATTATTCATCAACTTGTTCCGTGGCATATTGGATCTTAAACCTCTTACAG GTTCCTGTTGCTGTAGGAGCTGCTGTATATCAAGCAGTTTGCTTGTACAATGGATCAAGGGTTATCATGTCAAGCAGAGATGCCGTAATAATCTGGAAAGTGCATCAGTTGATTCTTTGCTGTTGCTGTGGCATTTTGGCTGGTATAGTTGGTGGATTGCTTGGTCTTGGTGGAGGATTCATTTTGGGACCATTGCTTCTAGAGCAAGGCATTCCTCCCCAG GTATCAAGTGCCACTGCAACCTTTGTTATGACATTTTCCTCCTCCATGTCCGTCATACAATATTACCTACTAAGACGCTTTCCAATACCATATG CCCTATATTTTGTTGCTGTAAGCACTATTGCGGCCTTTGTAGGACAGAATGTTGTAAGGAAAATAATTAGCATTGTGGGCAGAGCATCTGTCATTATCTTTGTATTGGCCTTCACAATCTTTGTGAGCGCCCTCTCATTAG GTGGTGTTGGCATATTAGACACGATTAAAAAAGTCGAGGAAGGGCAGCATATAGGATTCGACAACATCTGTGCATACAATTCTTAA